Proteins encoded together in one bacterium window:
- a CDS encoding GNAT family N-acetyltransferase: AAGFSPRVRVVLALCGPLLRRIGTVGGGEFYLQAIAVDEELRGEGVGTALMDWIEDRAAASGSVRLTLDVSAGNERARRIYDRRGMVVISRWPKRLALPGLRFVRMTKPL, encoded by the coding sequence GCGGCGGGTTTCAGTCCACGGGTGAGGGTCGTGTTGGCTCTGTGCGGACCGTTGTTGCGCCGCATTGGCACAGTCGGCGGAGGCGAGTTCTACCTTCAGGCCATCGCGGTCGACGAGGAGCTCCGTGGCGAGGGTGTGGGAACCGCGCTGATGGATTGGATCGAGGACCGGGCTGCCGCCAGCGGATCGGTCCGGCTCACTCTAGATGTTTCCGCTGGGAACGAGAGGGCCCGGCGAATCTACGATCGTCGCGGGATGGTCGTCATTTCGCGGTGGCCCAAACGCCTAGCCTTACCGGGACTGCGGTTCGTGCGGATGACAAAACCTCTGTGA
- a CDS encoding radical SAM protein: MLELFKPPRTSVASDRPLLVPCGLEGFDYQIDPYIGCGHYCRYCYVLNQAETDWTEEILVYADIDGQLDRELDGLPTQTIYMGYHTDPYQPCEAELHQTRNVLRLLHGKGFSASILTKSNLVLRDIDLLREMESPQVSVSVAFDDDQIRELFEVNTLETHQRIEALREIRNAGIATGALICPVIPYITNVRELLDALLECADVIWVYGLSVQNRSELSWRNVQTILETHFPDQKELVEEVVLDSDHPYWSGVRAELEEVRSASATDLRIHV; this comes from the coding sequence ATGCTAGAGCTCTTTAAGCCCCCAAGAACCTCCGTTGCCTCCGATAGACCCCTTTTGGTGCCATGTGGCCTGGAGGGTTTCGACTACCAGATCGATCCGTACATCGGATGCGGGCACTACTGCCGCTACTGCTACGTCCTGAATCAAGCCGAGACGGACTGGACCGAAGAGATCCTCGTCTATGCGGACATCGACGGCCAGCTGGATCGGGAGCTCGACGGGCTGCCCACTCAGACGATCTACATGGGCTACCACACCGATCCCTACCAACCCTGTGAGGCTGAACTGCACCAGACGAGGAACGTGCTACGGCTGCTTCACGGAAAGGGCTTTTCCGCAAGTATCCTCACGAAGTCCAATCTGGTCCTACGGGACATCGATCTCCTTCGAGAGATGGAAAGCCCCCAGGTCAGTGTCTCGGTGGCATTCGACGACGATCAGATCAGGGAGCTGTTCGAAGTCAATACTCTGGAGACCCACCAGAGGATCGAGGCTCTGCGCGAAATCAGGAACGCAGGAATAGCCACCGGGGCGCTGATCTGTCCGGTGATCCCCTACATCACGAACGTAAGAGAGCTGCTTGACGCTCTACTGGAGTGTGCGGATGTGATCTGGGTTTACGGTCTCAGCGTTCAGAACCGATCCGAGCTCAGTTGGCGAAACGTCCAAACCATTCTGGAGACACACTTCCCGGATCAGAAAGAGCTTGTCGAAGAGGTAGTTCTCGATTCGGATCATCCATACTGGTCAGGAGTCCGGGCGGAGCTGGAAGAGGTGCGGAGCGCAAGCGCAACGGACCTGAGGATTCACGTCTGA
- a CDS encoding pirin, producing the protein MERLSEVWGRPRARINSPGNTTEIRSTASSSTHSSRSARRLAAQALAIEAKEAREAGALGFMARMLVQATLPHRRLERMSFDRRNGRLRLSIYAHPDVGLPYGRYPRLLLIWVCSEAVKTRSPLLELGPTLSSFMYQLGLIPSGGNWGTIHRLRDQMRRLFASTIAYTYDDSAEGHWRDRGFRIAEDVKLWWNVRDLGQVATWRSTVELNRTFYDSIVGHPVPIDLRAIRVLRSPMALDIYCWLTHRNSYLRRKTLVPWDSLQLQFGARYSRTRAFRAAFLRHASKVLALYPDARIESREDGLLMRPAPSHVRR; encoded by the coding sequence ATGGAGAGGCTTTCAGAGGTATGGGGGCGGCCTCGGGCACGCATCAACTCACCCGGAAATACTACGGAAATAAGAAGCACCGCTAGCAGCTCGACCCACTCAAGCAGAAGCGCGCGACGCCTTGCCGCGCAAGCTCTTGCCATCGAGGCCAAAGAAGCCCGTGAAGCCGGCGCTCTGGGCTTCATGGCTCGCATGCTGGTTCAGGCGACTCTTCCCCACCGCAGGCTCGAGCGGATGTCTTTCGACAGACGGAACGGAAGACTCCGTTTGTCGATCTATGCCCATCCGGATGTCGGCCTGCCCTACGGACGCTATCCTCGGCTGCTTCTCATCTGGGTTTGCAGCGAAGCCGTGAAAACCAGAAGCCCTCTCTTGGAGCTAGGGCCCACACTCAGCAGCTTCATGTATCAGCTCGGCCTCATACCGTCGGGTGGGAACTGGGGAACCATCCATCGCTTGCGCGACCAGATGAGGCGCCTGTTCGCGTCGACAATCGCCTACACCTACGATGACTCCGCCGAGGGCCACTGGCGTGATCGTGGATTCCGAATCGCGGAGGATGTCAAGCTCTGGTGGAACGTCCGCGACCTTGGCCAGGTAGCTACCTGGCGTTCCACCGTTGAACTCAATCGAACGTTCTACGACTCCATTGTCGGCCATCCGGTCCCTATCGATCTACGCGCGATCCGAGTCCTTCGCTCTCCGATGGCGCTTGATATCTACTGCTGGCTGACGCACCGAAATAGTTACCTGCGCAGGAAAACCTTGGTGCCCTGGGATTCACTTCAACTTCAGTTCGGAGCGCGCTATTCGAGAACGCGAGCTTTTCGAGCCGCGTTCCTTCGGCACGCTTCCAAGGTTCTCGCTCTCTACCCCGACGCAAGGATCGAATCTCGGGAAGACGGGCTTCTTATGCGCCCCGCTCCTTCCCACGTTCGCCGTTGA
- a CDS encoding pirin, translating to MARILVQATLPHSRPETHEFERINGRFTLYMNAPPSVGLPYGSYPRLALAWLSTEAVRTRSREIELGPTFSSFMYKLGLTPITGKRGTTSRLRDQLHRLFSTTIRCSYSDGAEGHAAGVGYTIAHKHQLWWSPQNPEQRPLWNSAVVLSTEFCDELVAHAVPIDLRALRTLRGSPLALDIYAWLTYRMSYLRKPCLIPWEALQTQFGADYRRLRDFKRKFLRHLSDVLHIYPAARLFERPAGLVLRRSPTHLPRKG from the coding sequence ATGGCTCGGATCCTCGTTCAGGCCACGCTTCCTCATAGCCGGCCGGAGACCCACGAGTTCGAGCGGATCAACGGCCGCTTCACCCTCTACATGAACGCGCCGCCGTCGGTCGGACTCCCCTACGGCTCCTACCCGCGGCTCGCACTTGCCTGGCTTTCGACCGAGGCCGTTCGCACCCGCAGTCGCGAGATCGAGCTCGGCCCGACCTTCTCGAGCTTCATGTACAAGCTGGGGCTGACGCCGATCACTGGGAAGCGCGGCACGACATCGCGCTTGCGCGATCAACTACACCGCCTCTTCTCCACTACCATCCGATGCAGCTACTCCGACGGCGCTGAAGGTCACGCCGCCGGCGTCGGCTACACGATCGCGCACAAGCACCAGCTCTGGTGGTCGCCGCAGAATCCCGAGCAACGACCGCTCTGGAACTCGGCCGTCGTCCTGAGCACCGAGTTCTGCGACGAGCTCGTCGCCCACGCTGTGCCGATCGACCTTCGCGCTCTCAGGACCCTCCGCGGCTCGCCCCTAGCCCTCGACATCTACGCGTGGCTCACCTACCGGATGAGCTACCTCCGGAAGCCCTGCCTCATCCCGTGGGAGGCGCTACAGACTCAGTTCGGTGCTGACTATCGGCGGCTGCGGGACTTCAAGAGGAAGTTCCTCCGGCACTTGAGCGACGTCCTCCACATCTATCCGGCGGCCCGGCTCTTCGAGAGGCCCGCCGGCCTTGTCCTACGGAGATCGCCGACCCACCTCCCCCGCAAGGGGTAG
- a CDS encoding RidA family protein, with amino-acid sequence MKRTSINPTDWGLAILMDQGEVVEATTRSLRCSGQVSLHDDPEAEMGFAVTHPGDMRAQIEDALGHLDTLLDGAGMTRSNIVGLRFFTTDVETYLANYDVYAEWIAPAGIRPPQTILGVGQLAVLGLLIEIEMEAAA; translated from the coding sequence ATGAAACGAACCTCCATCAATCCGACCGACTGGGGCTTGGCTATTCTCATGGACCAGGGCGAGGTCGTCGAAGCGACGACCCGATCGCTGCGCTGTTCAGGGCAGGTTTCACTCCACGACGACCCCGAGGCCGAGATGGGCTTTGCGGTGACGCATCCCGGCGACATGCGGGCGCAGATCGAGGACGCGCTCGGTCATCTCGACACTCTTCTGGACGGCGCCGGAATGACGCGGTCGAATATCGTCGGCTTGCGCTTCTTCACCACCGACGTGGAGACGTACCTGGCCAACTACGACGTCTACGCTGAGTGGATCGCACCAGCTGGGATCCGGCCACCGCAGACGATTCTCGGCGTCGGTCAGCTGGCTGTACTGGGGCTTCTGATCGAGATCGAGATGGAAGCTGCCGCCTGA
- a CDS encoding NAD(P)H-binding protein has product MTTALIVGGYGAVGSALCRLLSEESNIDLVVGGRNGDRADELAAELGATSRVLDVRDPTAVASALDGVEIVVNCFVDTAEPGMTLPRAAVERGIVYMDMAAVPVAHIEQILALDKPARAHGAILVTTLGVNPGIPGVLALEAQNHFDRVESVDVYFTMGSKLGGLSPLSLRGVGAMMKTKPLQWREGEWRIPSPSGAKRHVGPPFDKTVYFGAAMITPDLMDLPRAIGAKRFAFWSGLEKTFQGLLFLLGIKLGRTKTQKRAERFLRRLRRAGRGPDTTNDISLELVVVGEKSGERRQWTVSMHCSEEYATAIAPVILCRQVARGLVSKKGAFFCHQAVAIDDFVAQLRAADLNYRAE; this is encoded by the coding sequence ATGACCACAGCCCTGATCGTGGGAGGCTATGGCGCGGTGGGCAGCGCGCTGTGTCGCCTTCTGTCCGAGGAAAGCAACATCGACCTCGTGGTTGGTGGGCGCAATGGGGATCGGGCGGATGAACTCGCCGCGGAGCTCGGCGCGACCTCGCGGGTGTTAGACGTGCGCGATCCGACAGCGGTCGCATCGGCGCTCGACGGCGTGGAGATCGTGGTCAACTGCTTCGTGGACACTGCGGAGCCGGGCATGACTCTGCCCAGGGCTGCGGTCGAGCGCGGCATCGTCTACATGGACATGGCTGCGGTCCCGGTGGCGCATATCGAGCAGATCCTGGCGCTCGACAAGCCGGCCAGAGCCCATGGCGCGATACTGGTCACTACGCTCGGCGTGAACCCGGGCATCCCCGGGGTGCTTGCTTTGGAGGCGCAGAATCACTTCGACCGGGTCGAGTCGGTGGATGTCTACTTCACCATGGGATCGAAGCTCGGGGGACTGTCGCCGCTGTCGCTCCGCGGCGTGGGTGCCATGATGAAGACCAAGCCGCTGCAATGGCGCGAGGGCGAATGGCGAATACCCTCGCCGAGCGGCGCGAAGCGGCATGTCGGGCCGCCCTTCGACAAGACCGTCTACTTCGGGGCTGCCATGATCACTCCCGACCTGATGGACCTGCCGCGCGCCATCGGCGCGAAGCGGTTCGCCTTCTGGTCGGGCCTGGAGAAGACCTTCCAAGGCCTTCTGTTCTTGCTCGGCATCAAGCTCGGCCGCACCAAGACCCAGAAGCGCGCCGAGAGATTCCTACGCCGACTTCGACGCGCCGGTCGGGGCCCCGACACGACGAACGACATCAGCCTCGAGCTGGTCGTGGTTGGCGAGAAGAGCGGCGAGCGACGTCAGTGGACTGTTTCGATGCACTGCAGCGAGGAGTACGCCACCGCGATCGCGCCTGTGATCCTCTGCCGCCAGGTGGCGCGCGGCCTGGTCTCCAAGAAGGGCGCCTTCTTCTGTCATCAGGCGGTGGCCATCGACGACTTTGTGGCGCAGCTCCGCGCGGCGGACTTGAACTACCGGGCAGAGTAG
- a CDS encoding glycosyltransferase family 39 protein produces MQGGSEPLGETRNAGAGPRPWVVLVGLLLLSLAYNSYYLTGGFHADDLLLINLLREDPLRFSRWCGLWSTFDIPGFMSMWWADPDIAGAFCRPLTSLVFEGSIRVFGETALPLHLLSIVLQGLVAGGLYLFVRRLTGRSLLAILVGVIYLSCEDHSLTVGWIATVADILCLAFVLLALNAHVAWLQRRRPAALVVTLMALLLSLGFKESAVVAPVLVVLATLAFPRGTDDTLPSLRPSVLWARAVAALKDPLSWAPAVMVFVVYLTLYKTLSLGEMNNLAYIDPLSRPGAYLGHLVVHLPVMWLATVTPVFPSLVMFMPEALAPLALGGLIVFPVWLLLLWPLRHRALALWGMAAYLLALLPQLGADASERLLYVPYVGAAVLLGCMIVQIGPLARRALPGPWPGKLARAGGWLALVAVVVPGAALSAYYPYVMLPSLVAPERQALTALPHIGERRPDHVLVLNTAGAFMTLYASGVLEYHQGEHIDLRLLSSCNGVLSVERLPGDAFVVHSDRAGWLSNMFARIFRTRPLAAGRVYDTDLFQATLVELTPDGSDVLAVRFDLKRPLDDPSLLFLYWNGREFEPLDLASLAPGASLELADTSDIWAGML; encoded by the coding sequence ATGCAAGGAGGATCCGAGCCGCTGGGTGAGACCCGGAACGCCGGGGCCGGGCCGCGACCCTGGGTCGTGCTGGTCGGTCTGCTGCTCCTGTCGCTGGCCTACAACTCGTACTACCTGACCGGCGGCTTCCACGCCGACGACCTGCTGCTGATCAACCTGCTGCGCGAGGACCCGCTGCGCTTCTCGCGCTGGTGCGGCCTGTGGTCGACATTCGACATTCCCGGCTTCATGTCGATGTGGTGGGCCGACCCGGATATCGCCGGGGCCTTTTGCCGGCCGCTGACCAGTCTGGTGTTCGAGGGGTCGATCCGGGTTTTCGGCGAGACGGCGTTGCCGCTGCACCTGCTGTCGATCGTGCTGCAGGGGTTGGTGGCCGGCGGCCTCTACCTGTTCGTCCGCCGGCTGACCGGCCGCAGCCTGCTGGCGATCCTGGTCGGGGTGATCTACCTCTCCTGCGAGGACCACAGCCTCACGGTCGGCTGGATCGCAACGGTCGCCGACATCCTGTGCCTGGCGTTCGTCCTGCTGGCGCTCAACGCGCACGTCGCCTGGTTGCAGCGGCGACGGCCGGCGGCGCTGGTGGTCACGCTCATGGCTCTCCTGCTGTCGCTCGGGTTCAAGGAGTCGGCGGTCGTAGCGCCGGTGCTGGTGGTGCTGGCTACGCTCGCCTTCCCGCGGGGCACGGACGACACGCTGCCGTCGCTGCGCCCGTCGGTGCTGTGGGCCCGCGCCGTGGCCGCGCTCAAGGACCCGCTCTCCTGGGCGCCGGCGGTCATGGTCTTCGTCGTCTATCTGACGCTGTACAAGACGCTGAGCCTGGGCGAGATGAACAACCTCGCTTACATCGATCCCCTCTCGCGGCCGGGCGCCTATCTGGGCCACCTCGTCGTCCACCTGCCGGTCATGTGGCTGGCCACGGTGACGCCGGTCTTCCCGTCGCTGGTGATGTTCATGCCGGAGGCACTGGCGCCGCTGGCGCTCGGGGGCCTGATCGTGTTCCCAGTCTGGCTGCTCCTGCTCTGGCCGCTTCGCCACCGGGCTCTGGCGCTGTGGGGAATGGCCGCCTACCTGCTGGCGCTCCTGCCGCAGCTCGGCGCCGACGCCAGCGAGCGGCTGCTCTACGTGCCGTACGTCGGGGCGGCGGTCCTGCTGGGCTGCATGATCGTGCAGATCGGGCCGCTGGCTCGCCGCGCGCTGCCCGGACCGTGGCCGGGCAAGCTGGCCCGCGCCGGCGGCTGGCTCGCGCTCGTGGCCGTGGTCGTGCCGGGCGCCGCCCTGTCGGCCTACTACCCGTACGTCATGCTGCCCAGCCTGGTGGCGCCGGAGCGCCAGGCGCTGACGGCGCTGCCACACATCGGGGAGCGGCGGCCCGATCATGTCCTGGTCCTGAACACGGCCGGCGCGTTCATGACGCTCTACGCGAGCGGCGTGCTGGAGTACCACCAGGGCGAACACATCGACCTGCGGCTGCTCTCCTCGTGCAACGGAGTGCTCAGTGTCGAACGGCTGCCCGGGGACGCGTTCGTCGTTCACAGCGATCGCGCCGGCTGGCTGTCGAACATGTTCGCGCGGATCTTTCGCACCCGGCCGCTGGCGGCGGGGCGGGTCTACGACACCGACCTGTTCCAGGCGACGCTCGTGGAGCTGACGCCGGACGGCAGCGACGTGCTGGCGGTGCGGTTCGATCTGAAGCGACCGCTCGATGACCCGTCGCTGCTCTTCCTCTACTGGAACGGCCGCGAGTTCGAGCCGCTGGACCTGGCGTCGCTGGCGCCGGGCGCATCGCTCGAGCTGGCGGACACCTCGGACATCTGGGCGGGCATGCTGTAG